The genomic DNA AGGAAGCGTTCATCTGGCTTTCTGCTCGATTATGTGAAGTTATATTATGAATATGATATTATCATTCCTGATGGTGATAATCGGATAGAAGAAATAAATCAAATTCCTATTACTCACATGCGCGCGTAAAAGTCACCTATTTCCTCAACACCTAAATTCACCCCTCAATACCACCCTATTTATTATTATAATACAATTAAAGTTATAATTATGTAATTATATAGTGAGGGAAACATGAGGAAAAAGTAGCTAAAACTGAGGAAACGAGTGAGGAAATGAGGAAACACAAAATTAACCAACCCAATAAACCACCTACTAAAATGGATTATTACAAAAGAGCCGCAGTCGTGAAGGTCGAAGGTATCTTCACTGACTTCATTGATGTCCCACATGACAAAGTAACTTATCATCCGCTATTCAATTTACTGATGGAAAATCAGGTGCCACCGGAATCAGTGGTTCAGGTACAGCTGGTCGAGGACCTACACGTCGATCAGCAGGAAAATGAGGAACCAAATTATAGCTTTGAAAGTGAATACCCAATCATTAAATACCGGTATCGTTACCACCTTCATGCGAATGGTGAGATCAATGGTGATTTGATGTTGGTTGATGATTACGATATGATTATTCTGAACAGGTACACCGGGGAAATATCCCACAAGATCTCACCGAAGGCAATTATGGGATTTATTAATGAGCAAATGAATCTTGGAAAAACAATGACAGGCAAAGTCCTTGGTTTTGGACTCAACTCAAATTCGAACTTTGATATAAAAGATTAACCCTAACCTCAAACCAACCCAAATATGCAGTATTTAGAATTTGCCATTATCATGTTCATTAATAACAAACTGGAGGGGGGTTATCCCGCCCCTGAATCCGATGTGGTTATGCCGTATATTTTAAGTTTGGCGAAAAACTACAACAACTTTTGTCATGGCGATATAATCAGGTTCGATTTGGTTGAGCACCTGACCGTTGATCACGATGATAATTGTAATTATGATTTCGTGGAAAGTGTGGACTTTATCATATTCATCGGAAGGAAAAAAGGCATGGTTCTACCATTCAATTTGGACAATATCAAATTAGACGACCTGTATCAAAACATTAACAACATTTCAGCACCAAAAGAAGACATATAATGATTATCACATTCGCAAATAACAAAGGAGGCGTCGGTAAGACCTCCATTTTGGCCATGACCGCCGCCGCTATGTTCTACCTCCAAAACCGCAAGGTCGCTATACTGGACACCGATCCGCAACAAAGCATATCGGTCCTCTCGAAATTCAGCAGCCGCAAGCATCCGGAGGTTTTCACAATTAACCGCAAGACGAGTAATGATGAGTTGATTGACTTGATCTTGGATTTGAAAAGCCGTTTTGATGATGTGTTGGTCGATACTTCCGGCTATGCCGAATCGGAGGTGAACCGTATCGTTTTGTCGCTGACCGACATTACGATCGTGCCGACGATCTGCACCACTCTTGACTTTGCTGCCACTGCCGATTTCATTCAATCCCTGAATTATGTTCACAATTTGCGCAAGCAATACGGCGAAACGCCGATGCAGATTTTTGTGTTGGCGAACAAAGTTCGAGGGCGAGTCAAGCACGAAGCACTGGTCAAAAATTTCGATGCTCAATTCTTAGGTGAAGGCATCAAACAGCATGTGAAGTTTGAAGAGGTGAGCTTAGACCGCATAGCCATTGACATGATAAAGTCCGGTTTTCAATCCTACATAGAGGACCTTAACCAAGTGATCGAACCAAAAGCAGTAGCCCTATGAATTTTCTCGAACAAGTCAAACAAGGTACCGGAAGCGTTTTTGCCCACCACGAGCAAGACCAAAATCCTTATGTAATTTATCATTCCACGCAGGACATCAGCGTTCATCCTGACTTCGAAGCCTACATTCAGAAGCCAACGCCGGAGGAACAACAACGCCTCAAAGAAAGCATTCAAGCCGAAGGCGTGCGTGATCCGCTGGTGGTTTGGCTACATGAAGGCGAAAAAATCCTACTCGACGGACACAACCGATTGGGCATTATTAAAGCTCTCGATTTGGATCGGTTCCCCACGGTGGAGAAACATTTTAGCAATGTTGATGAGGCAAAAGAATGGATGCTTATCAATCAGTTAGGTCGCCGAAATTTGAACAGCAAACAGATGAAATATTATCGGGGATTGTTGTATAATCGGATGAAGAATGAGAACGGAGGTATCAGACGAGGGGCAAATTTCAGTGGGAAAAATTTACCCACTGAAAAAAGAGTGTCTGAATATATAGCCCAAGAGCACGGAGTTTCAGAGAAAACGGTAAGGAATGATGCTTTGTACCAAATCGGACTGGATAAATTAGAAGCCCAGGAAGCCGGTGCAAAGGAGGCTATTCTGTTAGGCTTCCGGAAGCTATCTGATGCAAAAGTGATTGCCTTTGCCAAAGATCAACCACTTAGCGCTCCCCAAAAGAAGGAATCAAAGTCCGTTTCCAAATTGCCTACCCAAAGTGATATTGAGAAAGCCATTGAATTACTAATGTTGGCGAAGCAAGAGCAGTATATCACCCAACCGCAGCTTCAAAGACTTGCGCAGATTATTGAATAATAGTGGATAGAAAGATAGGGCTTTATACCCCTTTTTACCCTATATTTAGTGTGGTTACTTTTTTGAAACGGATTGAAAAGTAGTTCTAAACTGGGATGTTATTCTATTTTGAAAAAGGCTACCTACAAGACAGTTATTTGTTGGGTATTTAAAGGCTGCTTTTTAACCAACTACACTTTTTTAAATTTTTACATTATGAAATCAAGCAATAGAGGAAATAAACTAAAAAGTAAAAAAGAGTTTAAGCCAAGGTATAAAAAATGCCCAAAATGTGGGACTTTTTTTTTAGGGGCATTAGCTGATCATGAAAGAGAGGGATGTAAAAACAAACCAAATCCAAAAGCTCATATTAAAGGTCAAAAAGTACGCTGGGAAAATGTGTGTAACCAAAATGGAAAGCGATACACCTCCAAAATAGTGATACCATTCGAGGAAATTCGTGTTTTACCAAAATTATTCATCTTCAAGTCAAAAGAATACACCTATGGCGTCGAGTTTGACCCTATCCTATTCTATGAAAGTCCATATAAAATAGGGGCATTCGGGGAGCTAAAAAGGAATAGAAAGTACGAGCCTTTGACAGTCTACTTTGAAGGAACTGAAATAGTATATATTCATGGCGGTATAAACAAATATATTTACATCCCTATTTACTTAATGCCAAACCCAAATAAAAGTATCATTAACCAAACTAAAGTAAGTGCAGACATAAAATTATCATCAATAACTGCATCTCCAAATAAAGACTTAGGCTTTAGGCATAATAATAAGTTGTTTTTATTACTCTCAGATGAGAGTAATCAACATCATATTAAATATCTAAAAAGTAATTGTTTTATATTTGGAGGGAAAAATAAATTCAACACCATCCAAAAAATAGCACCTCTCACTGATAAAAAAGTTTTTTCAGCCTGCTTTGATAACTTTAGAAACATCTTAAACTATGTTCTTTTCCCTGAGCCACATGATGTTGTAAAAGATAAAATCTTTAAAATTCAAGAAGAAGAAAATAGACAGCAAGAAAATAAGAAAAAGAAAAGGGACCGTAAAGCACTTAAACGCCAAGTTTCCTACGCCATAAAAGTATTTCGAGAGCTGAATAAAGAGCAGATGCAGATTAATCGATTCAGTGACATAATGACAGATAGATTTTGTTTGTTTGATATAGAATTTTTTAAGCAGTCGAATCAATTTAACATTTCTGATAGTCAAATTTCAATAATTGAAAAAAAGAACCAAATAGCACATGACAGGGCAAAAATTGTGCAACCTAAAGCATCTAATTTTCATGTAAAAAAAATAACTACCTTTGAAACTCAAACTTACTGTTTCTTATGGAAAAATATTGAGTTTAGACCCCAATACATAAAATTAATAAACGAAGAGAAAATCTTAACGCACCACCATCCCCAAAGCAGAATAGAATATAATTTAATAAAGGGAATCCTTGAGCGTGAAAGTACAGATCCAATTAAGGTGTCCATTCAAAACAATAAGATTATTTCTGTTGAAAACTTAGACTTCTTCACTAACTATATCAAGGTCTGCCCCTCTCAAAGTACGGATCTGTTTATTGATGTCCTTGATAATATTGCAGGATCTAACTCGCAGTTTTCCATGAATAATATTGATAAGGAGATATTACCATGTATTGACATTTTAATCAAAAAGCAATCATTGGATTATCCAATCTTATTTGTTAATGAGCGAGGTAATGTAGTCGGGGGTAATACTTTTACGCCAGGCTTTTTATTTACAATTAAGGAAGGTGATGATCAAATAACAGTCATTTGGGAAAGCTCAAAAATCAATAAAGCCACTTACCTGTTCACTACCAGTACATCGGACTATGAAGAAACTGTAAGTACTTTAGGGGGATTTATTGAAGAACAAGAGGAACTTAAAAGATCTACTTTAACTAATTGGGTCTCAAGAACCAAATATGATAACCCACTTGGCGTACGTGCAAAAATTCTTCATGCCGGCTTGAGACAGTGGCAAGCTGACTTGGAAGATGAATTAAATAGAATGAAGCTATATAGGTTGTAAGTATTCTGTTAATTTGTTACAGACATAATTTATCAAAGGGGCATAATGCTCCTTTTTTCTTTCAAAAAAGCAGGGCGAAAGTACTATGAAAGTACTATCAAAGCTGTATCAAAGTACCCTAAAAGCACTATGAAAGTGGTATAAAGCTCTATTGAAGTGCCCTGCAAGACCTATATAGCGCATTTTACATACATCCTGACCGCCTTTTTTTTGTATTTTACTTCAACACAAAACCCCACACCTATGAACCTCAAATGCCGCACCATGTATAAGCAAGATGTTGCTAACATTATTTTTGGACACGCCGCCTCAGCATCCGCATCCATGCAAGCGTTGAGGCGAGAGATTAAACGGTGCAGGGAATTACGGCAGAAGTTGAAGAGCCTATCATCGAATGATCGGGTGCATTATTACAATGCGCAGCAGGTGCAGTTGCTGTTTGAGCATTTTGGAATCAACACTGAGGATGCTTTGTTTTGATGTTTATGAGCTTTATCCTAATGCAAAAAGTCCTCGAAGGTACATTTGGACAGCTCCCGTATAAATCACCCGCCCACTACCAACAGCAGATATTTCCGTATCAACAGCTAAATTTAAGGACATAAAGGTTACTTTCTGGATTAATAATAAATATATTGAAAATTATTACTGGTCAATCAAAAAATACTAAAAGGGTGATTGGCTTTTTTAAAAAACATCAAAACCTATGAACTATTTAAGTCACCGTTTGGCCTTGACCCTTCTTGGCTTTTCTATTCTTTTTTATAGCTGTTCAAAAGATGGAGATCCATTAAATGATGAGGAGAACGATCAAGAAGAAGTCACTGACATCAACGCCACTTTGCAAGGGATGGAGTTTTCAGGCTTCTACCATGTTGGGCAACCATTGGGACCGGAGGACTATCTTAAGGCCTATTTTTATTTTAAAGAGCCAGGCAGTTATAATATTGTATTGAATCCTGGTAATGGTTATCAATTCACAGCATCGGGAGAGGTAACCTCGGTACCAAAACTCGAAACAATCCAATTGATTGGAACGGGGACTCCCCTAAACAGTCAAATAGACCATTTTTCATTCGGGGATGAATCACCACTCAAAACAGTGGATATTCAGGTAATGCCCGATAATTCGGAAAAGCTCATTTTAATCAGTGAAGAAACACAACATACAGGCATCAAATCCACTGTTTTACTCGATGCTTTGAATGATAACAAAGTGTGGGAAATTGACCAATCGTATGACTACGGTATTCTACATAACTCACATTTGATCGTGTCCTCTGAGGCTGGTATAGAAGCCTTGGATGCTTATACAGGACTGTCGGTTTGGCAACAAGGTGATCTTCAGTCTTCCGAAGAGATGCATATGATAAATGATGTATTGTACGTGCAAACAGAAAATGATTTATTTGTTGCAATTAATCCCGAGAACGGTAGTATCATTTGGACAGTTGAAAATTACCTAAGAGAGGTATATTTTCAGGAGGACAAAATCTATCTTCAAAAGGGGGATTACAGTATTTTCACTATTGATTACAATGGAAATTTCGACCAAAACATTCTCGATGAGGAATGTAGTTTAGTAGGTGTATTGGGAGAGGTATTGGTTTATTATAAAAATGGTGACCGCCAAGTCATAGGCTACGACTTAACTAAGCAAGAACAGGTATGGCATATAGATGATATTTGGTATAACAACCAAATCAACATCATAGGAAATAATCTTTTTGTAAGGCTGAGTGATGCTTTTGACGGAAGCTATGTTAAGTGCTATAATGGTCAAAGCGGGAATATGGATTGGGAATTTTCAACTAATGATGACTTAAATTATCAGTATCTGTACGAGGATGAAGTACTCTATCTGGCCTCTTTAAAGAATACAGTTGCCATAAATACTGCTAATGGTGAGCAATTATATCAAACAAACAATGGTTA from Persicobacter psychrovividus includes the following:
- a CDS encoding ParA family protein, with translation MIITFANNKGGVGKTSILAMTAAAMFYLQNRKVAILDTDPQQSISVLSKFSSRKHPEVFTINRKTSNDELIDLILDLKSRFDDVLVDTSGYAESEVNRIVLSLTDITIVPTICTTLDFAATADFIQSLNYVHNLRKQYGETPMQIFVLANKVRGRVKHEALVKNFDAQFLGEGIKQHVKFEEVSLDRIAIDMIKSGFQSYIEDLNQVIEPKAVAL
- a CDS encoding ParB/RepB/Spo0J family partition protein, whose product is MNFLEQVKQGTGSVFAHHEQDQNPYVIYHSTQDISVHPDFEAYIQKPTPEEQQRLKESIQAEGVRDPLVVWLHEGEKILLDGHNRLGIIKALDLDRFPTVEKHFSNVDEAKEWMLINQLGRRNLNSKQMKYYRGLLYNRMKNENGGIRRGANFSGKNLPTEKRVSEYIAQEHGVSEKTVRNDALYQIGLDKLEAQEAGAKEAILLGFRKLSDAKVIAFAKDQPLSAPQKKESKSVSKLPTQSDIEKAIELLMLAKQEQYITQPQLQRLAQIIE
- a CDS encoding DUF4248 domain-containing protein, with translation MYKQDVANIIFGHAASASASMQALRREIKRCRELRQKLKSLSSNDRVHYYNAQQVQLLFEHFGINTEDALF
- a CDS encoding PQQ-binding-like beta-propeller repeat protein, encoding MNYLSHRLALTLLGFSILFYSCSKDGDPLNDEENDQEEVTDINATLQGMEFSGFYHVGQPLGPEDYLKAYFYFKEPGSYNIVLNPGNGYQFTASGEVTSVPKLETIQLIGTGTPLNSQIDHFSFGDESPLKTVDIQVMPDNSEKLILISEETQHTGIKSTVLLDALNDNKVWEIDQSYDYGILHNSHLIVSSEAGIEALDAYTGLSVWQQGDLQSSEEMHMINDVLYVQTENDLFVAINPENGSIIWTVENYLREVYFQEDKIYLQKGDYSIFTIDYNGNFDQNILDEECSLVGVLGEVLVYYKNGDRQVIGYDLTKQEQVWHIDDIWYNNQINIIGNNLFVRLSDAFDGSYVKCYNGQSGNMDWEFSTNDDLNYQYLYEDEVLYLASLKNTVAINTANGEQLYQTNNGYISGLESTIIKDGETLYFGTINKLWAAAAPTGKVGNWYPKKDNIKIKNIYGVLPKK